The proteins below come from a single Capricornis sumatraensis isolate serow.1 chromosome 14, serow.2, whole genome shotgun sequence genomic window:
- the MIA3 gene encoding transport and Golgi organization protein 1 homolog isoform X4 — protein sequence MDSVPATVPSVTSSPGDPELLGPLSVLYAALIARLLELLATLPDDVQPGPDFYGLPWKPVLITASLGIVSFAVFFWRTVLAVKSRVYQVTEQQISEKLKTIMKENAELVQKLSSYEQKIKESKKHVQETKKQNMILSDEAIKFKDKIKNLEETNEILGDTAKSLRAMLESEREQNAKNQDLISENKKSIEKLKDVISVNASEFSEVQIALNEAKLSEEKVKSECHRVQEENARLKKKKEQLQQEIKDWTKSHAELSEQIRSFEKSQKDLEVALTHKDDNINALTNCITQLNRLDCESESEDQNKGGSESDELANGEVGGDRSEKVKNQIKQMMDVSRTQTAISVVEEDLKLLQCKLRASMSTKCNLEDQIKKLEEDRSSLQSAKTVLEDECQTLRQKVEILNELYQQKEMALQKKLSQEEYERQEREQRLSAADEKAVLAAEEVKTYKRRIEEMEDELQKTERSFKNQIATHEKKAHDNWLKARAAERAIAEEKREAANLRHKLLELTQKMAMMQEEPVIVKPMPGRPNTQNPPRRGPLSQNGSFGPSPVSGGECSPPLTADPPARPLSATLNRREMPRSEFGSVDGPLPRSRWASEASGKPSASDPESGAVPTVNSSSRSSSPSKVMDEGKQTVPQEPEGPSVPSIPSLAEHPVSVSMAAKGPPPFPGTPLMSSPVGGPLLPPIRYGPPPQLCGPFGPRPLLPPFGPGLRPPLGLREYAPGVPPGKRDLPLDPREFLPPGHAPFRPLGSLGPREYFFPGTRLPPPSHGPQDYPPSSAARDLPPSSSRDEPPPASQGTSQDCSPALKQSP from the exons ATGGACTCAGTACCTGCCACTGTGCCTTCTGTCACCTCTTCCCCGGGCGACCCGGAGCTCCTGGGACCCCTGTCGGTGCTCTACGCAGCACTCATAGCCAGGCTCCTGGAG CTCCTTGCTACATTGCCTGATGATGTCCAGCCTGGGCCTGATTTTTATGGACTGCCATGGAAGCCTGTACTTATCACTGCCTCCTTAGGAATTGTTTCATTTGCCGTTTTCTTCTGGAGAACTGTCCTTGCA gtaAAGAGTAGAGTATATCAAG TCACTGAACAGCAAATTTCTGAGAAGTTGAAGACTATCATGAAAGAAAATGCAGAACTTGTACAAAAATTGTCAAGTTATGAGCAGAAG atCAAGGAATCAAAGAAACATGTTCAAGAAACCAAGAAACAAAACATGATTCTTTCCGATGAAGCAATTAAATTTAAG GATAAAATCAAGAATCTTGAAGAAACTAATGAAATTCTGGGAGACACAGCTAAAAGTTTACGCGCTATGTTAGAGTCTGAGAGAGAACAGAATGCTAAGAATCAGGACTTG atatcagaaaataagaaatctaTAGAGAAGTTAAAGGATGTTATCTCAGTGAATGCCTCAGAATTTTCAGAG GTACAAATTGCCCTTAATGAAGCTAAACTTagtgaagagaaagtgaagtctgaATGCCATCGGGTTCAAGAAGAAAATGCTAGACttaagaagaagaaagagcag TTGCAGCAAGAAATCAAAGACTGGACTAAATCACATGCTGAGCTCAGTGAGCAAATCAGATCATTTGAGAAGTCTCAGAAAGATCTAGAAGTAGCTCTCACTCACAAAGATGATAATATTAAC gCTTTGACTAATTGCATTACACAGTTGAATCGGTTAGATTGTGAATCTGAATCTGAGGATCAAAATAAAGGAGGAAGTGAATCAGATGAATTAGCAAATGGAGAAGTGGGAG gtgaccGGAGTGAGAAGGTGAAAAATCAGATTAAGCAGATGATGGACGTTTCTCGG aCGCAGACTGCAATATCAGTAGTTGAAGAGGATCTAAAACTTTTACAGTGTAAACTCAGAGCCTCCATGTCCACTAAATGTAACCTGGAAG ACCAAATAAAGAAATTAGAAGAGGATCGCAGCTCACTTCAGTCTGCCAAAACTGTGCTGGAAGATGAATGCCAAACACTAAGGCAGAAAGTAGAGATTCTAAATGAACTCTATCAGCAGAAGGAGATGGCTCTACAAAA GAAATTGAGTCAAGAAGAGTATGAGCGGCAAGAAAGAGAGCAGCGGCTGTCAGCTGCAGATGAAAAGGCAGTTTTGGCGGCAGAGGAAGTGAAAACTTACAA GCGGAGGATTGAAGAAATGGAGGATGAACTACAGAAAACAGAGCGCTCTTTTAAAAACCAG ATTGCTACTCATGAGAAGAAAGCTCACGATAACtgg CTCAAAGCTCGTGCTGCAGAAAGAGCTATAgctgaagagaaaagagaagctgcCAACTTGAGACAtaa ACTATTGGAACTAACccaaaagatggcaatgatgcaAGAAGAACCTGTGATTGTAAAACCAATGCCAGGAAGACCCAACACACAAAACCCTCCACGGAGAG GTCCCCTGAGCCAGAATGGCTCTTTTGGCCCATCTCCTGTGAGCGGTGGAGAATGTTCCCCACCACTGACAGCAGACCCACCCGCAAGACCTCTGTCTGCTACGCTTAATCGGAGAGAGATGCCTCGAAGTGAATTTG GATCAGTGGATGGGCCTCTCCCTCGATCTCGATGGGCCTCTGAGGCATCTGGGAAACCCTCTGCCTCTG ATCCAGAATCCGGTGCTGTTCCCACGGTGAACAGCAGCTCCAGAAGCTCTTCACCCTCTAAGGTGATGGATGAGGGCAAG caaacTGTTCCCCAAGAGCCTGAAGGCCCTTCAGTTCCCAGCATTCCTTCTTTGGCTGAGCATCCAGTATCA GTTAGTATGGCTGCAAAAGGGCCCCCTCCCTTTCCAGGGACACCCCTCATGAGCTCCCCCGTGGGAGGCCCTCTACTGCCACCCATCCGATATGGACCACCTCCTCAACTCTGTGGGCCTTTCGGACCTCGGCCACTTCTTCCACCCTTTG gtcCTGGTTTGCGTCCACCGCTAGGCTTAAGAGAATATGCACCAGGTGTTCCACCGGGAAAACGGGACCTGCCTCTCGACCCTCGAGAATTTTTACCACCAGGACATGCACCTTTTAGACCTTTAGGCTCTCTTGGCCCACGAGAGTACTTTTTTCCTGGTACCCGATTACCACCCCCGAGTCACGGGCCCCAGGATTATCCACCTTCCTCTGCTGCAAGAGACTTACCACCCTCCAGCTCCAGAGATGAGCCCCCGCCTGCCTCTCAGGGCACTAGCCAGGACTGCTCACCGGCTTTAAAACAGAGCCCATAA
- the MIA3 gene encoding transport and Golgi organization protein 1 homolog isoform X5 — translation MDSVPATVPSVTSSPGDPELLGPLSVLYAALIARLLELLATLPDDVQPGPDFYGLPWKPVLITASLGIVSFAVFFWRTVLAVKSRVYQVTEQQISEKLKTIMKENAELVQKLSSYEQKIKESKKHVQETKKQNMILSDEAIKFKDKIKNLEETNEILGDTAKSLRAMLESEREQNAKNQDLISENKKSIEKLKDVISVNASEFSEVQIALNEAKLSEEKVKSECHRVQEENARLKKKKEQLQQEIKDWTKSHAELSEQIRSFEKSQKDLEVALTHKDDNINALTNCITQLNRLDCESESEDQNKGGSESDELANGEVGGDRSEKVKNQIKQMMDVSRTQTAISVVEEDLKLLQCKLRASMSTKCNLEDQIKKLEEDRSSLQSAKTVLEDECQTLRQKVEILNELYQQKEMALQKKLSQEEYERQEREQRLSAADEKAVLAAEEVKTYKRRIEEMEDELQKTERSFKNQIATHEKKAHDNWLKARAAERAIAEEKREAANLRHKLLELTQKMAMMQEEPVIVKPMPGRPNTQNPPRRGPLSQNGSFGPSPVSGGECSPPLTADPPARPLSATLNRREMPRSEFGSVDGPLPRSRWASEASGKPSASDPESGAVPTVNSSSRSSSPSKVMDEGKVSMAAKGPPPFPGTPLMSSPVGGPLLPPIRYGPPPQLCGPFGPRPLLPPFGPGLRPPLGLREYAPGVPPGKRDLPLDPREFLPPGHAPFRPLGSLGPREYFFPGTRLPPPSHGPQDYPPSSAARDLPPSSSRDEPPPASQGTSQDCSPALKQSP, via the exons ATGGACTCAGTACCTGCCACTGTGCCTTCTGTCACCTCTTCCCCGGGCGACCCGGAGCTCCTGGGACCCCTGTCGGTGCTCTACGCAGCACTCATAGCCAGGCTCCTGGAG CTCCTTGCTACATTGCCTGATGATGTCCAGCCTGGGCCTGATTTTTATGGACTGCCATGGAAGCCTGTACTTATCACTGCCTCCTTAGGAATTGTTTCATTTGCCGTTTTCTTCTGGAGAACTGTCCTTGCA gtaAAGAGTAGAGTATATCAAG TCACTGAACAGCAAATTTCTGAGAAGTTGAAGACTATCATGAAAGAAAATGCAGAACTTGTACAAAAATTGTCAAGTTATGAGCAGAAG atCAAGGAATCAAAGAAACATGTTCAAGAAACCAAGAAACAAAACATGATTCTTTCCGATGAAGCAATTAAATTTAAG GATAAAATCAAGAATCTTGAAGAAACTAATGAAATTCTGGGAGACACAGCTAAAAGTTTACGCGCTATGTTAGAGTCTGAGAGAGAACAGAATGCTAAGAATCAGGACTTG atatcagaaaataagaaatctaTAGAGAAGTTAAAGGATGTTATCTCAGTGAATGCCTCAGAATTTTCAGAG GTACAAATTGCCCTTAATGAAGCTAAACTTagtgaagagaaagtgaagtctgaATGCCATCGGGTTCAAGAAGAAAATGCTAGACttaagaagaagaaagagcag TTGCAGCAAGAAATCAAAGACTGGACTAAATCACATGCTGAGCTCAGTGAGCAAATCAGATCATTTGAGAAGTCTCAGAAAGATCTAGAAGTAGCTCTCACTCACAAAGATGATAATATTAAC gCTTTGACTAATTGCATTACACAGTTGAATCGGTTAGATTGTGAATCTGAATCTGAGGATCAAAATAAAGGAGGAAGTGAATCAGATGAATTAGCAAATGGAGAAGTGGGAG gtgaccGGAGTGAGAAGGTGAAAAATCAGATTAAGCAGATGATGGACGTTTCTCGG aCGCAGACTGCAATATCAGTAGTTGAAGAGGATCTAAAACTTTTACAGTGTAAACTCAGAGCCTCCATGTCCACTAAATGTAACCTGGAAG ACCAAATAAAGAAATTAGAAGAGGATCGCAGCTCACTTCAGTCTGCCAAAACTGTGCTGGAAGATGAATGCCAAACACTAAGGCAGAAAGTAGAGATTCTAAATGAACTCTATCAGCAGAAGGAGATGGCTCTACAAAA GAAATTGAGTCAAGAAGAGTATGAGCGGCAAGAAAGAGAGCAGCGGCTGTCAGCTGCAGATGAAAAGGCAGTTTTGGCGGCAGAGGAAGTGAAAACTTACAA GCGGAGGATTGAAGAAATGGAGGATGAACTACAGAAAACAGAGCGCTCTTTTAAAAACCAG ATTGCTACTCATGAGAAGAAAGCTCACGATAACtgg CTCAAAGCTCGTGCTGCAGAAAGAGCTATAgctgaagagaaaagagaagctgcCAACTTGAGACAtaa ACTATTGGAACTAACccaaaagatggcaatgatgcaAGAAGAACCTGTGATTGTAAAACCAATGCCAGGAAGACCCAACACACAAAACCCTCCACGGAGAG GTCCCCTGAGCCAGAATGGCTCTTTTGGCCCATCTCCTGTGAGCGGTGGAGAATGTTCCCCACCACTGACAGCAGACCCACCCGCAAGACCTCTGTCTGCTACGCTTAATCGGAGAGAGATGCCTCGAAGTGAATTTG GATCAGTGGATGGGCCTCTCCCTCGATCTCGATGGGCCTCTGAGGCATCTGGGAAACCCTCTGCCTCTG ATCCAGAATCCGGTGCTGTTCCCACGGTGAACAGCAGCTCCAGAAGCTCTTCACCCTCTAAGGTGATGGATGAGGGCAAG GTTAGTATGGCTGCAAAAGGGCCCCCTCCCTTTCCAGGGACACCCCTCATGAGCTCCCCCGTGGGAGGCCCTCTACTGCCACCCATCCGATATGGACCACCTCCTCAACTCTGTGGGCCTTTCGGACCTCGGCCACTTCTTCCACCCTTTG gtcCTGGTTTGCGTCCACCGCTAGGCTTAAGAGAATATGCACCAGGTGTTCCACCGGGAAAACGGGACCTGCCTCTCGACCCTCGAGAATTTTTACCACCAGGACATGCACCTTTTAGACCTTTAGGCTCTCTTGGCCCACGAGAGTACTTTTTTCCTGGTACCCGATTACCACCCCCGAGTCACGGGCCCCAGGATTATCCACCTTCCTCTGCTGCAAGAGACTTACCACCCTCCAGCTCCAGAGATGAGCCCCCGCCTGCCTCTCAGGGCACTAGCCAGGACTGCTCACCGGCTTTAAAACAGAGCCCATAA